From one Methylothermaceae bacteria B42 genomic stretch:
- a CDS encoding polyphosphate kinase 2 — translation MAKTSFLQRFKVLPGKKIHLAEIDTDATPGYKNKQEAKADLADCLQRLRDLQYLLYAENKRSLLIVLQGLDASGKDGTIRHVLGYMNPQGCRVTSFKVPTEEEAAHDFLWRVHKAAPGRRQVAIFNRSHYEDVLVVRVHKLVPKSVWEKRYDQINEFERLLADNGTHILKFFLHISPEEQLRRFRKRLENPKKRWKISEADYSERKYWHDYQQAYEDALSRCSRDHAPWFVIPADKKWFRNLAISQIVVESLESLKMQWPNPQVDLDLIRLKYHEAVENS, via the coding sequence ATGGCAAAGACTTCCTTCCTACAGCGTTTCAAGGTCCTGCCAGGGAAGAAAATCCACTTAGCGGAGATCGACACCGATGCAACGCCGGGATATAAGAATAAACAGGAGGCGAAAGCGGATCTGGCCGATTGCCTCCAGCGCCTGCGGGATTTGCAATATTTGTTATATGCGGAAAACAAACGCAGTTTACTGATCGTCCTGCAAGGATTGGACGCCAGCGGTAAGGATGGCACTATCCGCCACGTGTTGGGCTACATGAATCCCCAGGGCTGCCGGGTCACCAGCTTCAAAGTCCCCACCGAGGAAGAAGCCGCCCACGATTTTCTTTGGCGCGTACATAAAGCAGCCCCGGGCCGCAGACAAGTGGCTATTTTCAATCGCTCCCATTACGAAGATGTGCTGGTGGTTCGAGTACACAAATTAGTGCCAAAATCGGTGTGGGAAAAACGTTACGACCAGATCAACGAGTTCGAGCGCCTGCTAGCGGATAATGGAACGCATATCCTCAAATTTTTCCTTCATATCAGCCCCGAAGAGCAATTGCGCCGGTTCCGTAAGCGGCTGGAAAACCCGAAGAAGCGCTGGAAAATCAGCGAAGCCGATTACAGTGAAAGGAAATACTGGCACGACTACCAACAAGCTTACGAAGATGCCTTGTCCCGATGTAGTCGTGATCATGCGCCGTGGTTTGTCATCCCCGCCGATAAGAAATGGTTTCGTAACTTGGCGATCTCGCAGATTGTGGTGGAGAGTCTGGAATCGTTAAAGATGCAATGGCCCAACCCCCAGGTGGATCTGGATTTGATTCGCCTCAAGTACCACGAGGCGGTGGAAAATAGCTGA
- a CDS encoding copper-transporting ATPase yields MHPEVRQIGPGSCPKCGMALEPVKAEKAVEKVEYVCPMHPEIIRPVPGNCPICGMTLEPRAVSSGGAGEESSELADMSRRFWIGLVLGLPVVILAMLHDLAPSALPEFLTSRRLQWTELLLATPIVWWAGWPFFVRGWASIVLRRLNMFTLIALGIGVAWMYSTVAVLFPALFPESLRSPEGWVPVYFEAATAITVLVLLGQILELKARSQTSAAIKMLLGLAPPVAHRVNETHGSVEDVPLDQVRVGDILRVKPGEKIPVDGVVIEGHSSVDESMLTGEPIPVEKGPGDKVVGATVNGTGTLLIEARKVGSDTLLAQIVRQVQEAQRSRAPIQRLADVVAAWFVPIVIAVAILTFIAWNLWGPEPRLAHAIINAVAVLIIACPCALGLATPMSIMVGVGRGALEGILIKDAQALETMEKVDTVVVDKTGTLTEGRPRLTTIEAADTDEDRLLTLAAALERVSEHPLAVTIVRAAEEKGMTLPPVEGFRSHTGRGVVGKVGGHEVALGNAKLMEELQIPLDEIATRAEQLRKEGQTVMFVAIDNHLGGLIGVSDPIKKTTLEALKILQNEGLEVVMATGDSRTTAQAVALKLGIHQVYAEVLPEHKTEIVKRLQAEGRKVAMAGDGVNDAPALTQADVGIAMGTGTDIAMESADITLVKGDLRGIAKASRLSRAVMGNIRQNLFFAFVYNALGVPVAAGVLYPFFGILLSPIIAAAAMSLSSVSVVLNALRLRRVRL; encoded by the coding sequence ATGCACCCGGAAGTGCGGCAAATTGGCCCCGGATCATGCCCAAAATGCGGCATGGCCTTGGAGCCGGTCAAAGCAGAAAAGGCAGTGGAAAAGGTCGAATACGTCTGTCCCATGCATCCCGAGATTATCCGTCCCGTCCCTGGCAATTGCCCAATTTGCGGAATGACGCTGGAGCCGCGTGCCGTGTCTTCAGGAGGTGCCGGGGAGGAAAGCTCCGAACTTGCCGATATGAGCCGGCGTTTTTGGATTGGCCTGGTATTGGGACTGCCGGTGGTGATCCTGGCCATGCTTCACGATCTGGCGCCTTCTGCATTACCGGAATTTTTGACTTCCCGCCGACTGCAATGGACCGAATTATTGCTGGCGACGCCAATAGTGTGGTGGGCGGGTTGGCCCTTTTTCGTGCGTGGCTGGGCGTCCATCGTCTTGCGGCGCTTGAATATGTTCACGCTGATTGCCTTGGGCATCGGCGTGGCTTGGATGTATAGCACGGTGGCGGTGCTGTTTCCTGCTTTGTTTCCGGAGTCTCTGCGTTCGCCTGAAGGCTGGGTTCCGGTCTATTTCGAGGCCGCCACTGCCATTACCGTGTTGGTACTGCTGGGCCAAATTTTGGAGCTTAAAGCCCGCAGCCAGACGAGTGCGGCCATCAAAATGCTGTTGGGCTTGGCGCCGCCCGTGGCTCACCGGGTGAATGAAACTCACGGCAGCGTGGAAGATGTGCCGCTGGATCAAGTGCGGGTGGGGGATATCTTGCGGGTCAAGCCGGGCGAGAAAATCCCGGTGGATGGGGTGGTCATTGAAGGTCACAGCAGTGTGGACGAGTCCATGTTGACAGGAGAACCCATCCCCGTGGAGAAGGGGCCCGGCGATAAGGTGGTAGGTGCGACGGTAAACGGCACGGGGACGTTGTTGATAGAAGCCCGGAAGGTGGGTTCCGATACGCTGCTGGCTCAAATTGTCCGCCAAGTCCAGGAAGCCCAACGCAGCCGGGCGCCGATTCAGCGTCTGGCGGATGTGGTCGCGGCTTGGTTCGTGCCCATTGTCATCGCAGTCGCGATTTTGACCTTCATTGCCTGGAACCTTTGGGGGCCTGAGCCGCGCTTGGCCCATGCCATTATCAATGCCGTCGCGGTATTGATCATCGCTTGCCCCTGTGCCCTGGGCTTGGCGACCCCGATGTCAATTATGGTGGGCGTCGGCCGTGGTGCTTTGGAAGGTATTCTGATCAAAGACGCCCAGGCTTTGGAAACCATGGAAAAAGTAGATACGGTAGTGGTGGACAAAACGGGCACTTTGACCGAAGGCCGACCGAGGCTGACGACGATTGAAGCGGCGGATACCGATGAGGATCGTTTGCTAACGCTGGCGGCTGCCTTGGAAAGGGTCAGCGAACATCCGCTGGCGGTCACCATCGTCCGCGCCGCGGAAGAAAAGGGCATGACATTGCCGCCTGTGGAAGGATTCCGCTCGCACACTGGGCGCGGGGTAGTGGGAAAGGTAGGGGGGCATGAAGTCGCCTTGGGTAATGCCAAGTTGATGGAAGAATTGCAGATTCCACTCGATGAGATAGCAACGCGCGCCGAGCAGTTGCGCAAGGAAGGGCAAACAGTCATGTTCGTTGCCATCGATAATCACCTTGGCGGACTGATTGGCGTCTCCGATCCCATTAAAAAAACCACTTTGGAAGCGTTGAAAATCCTTCAAAATGAGGGCCTGGAAGTCGTCATGGCAACCGGCGATAGCCGCACCACTGCCCAAGCTGTCGCCCTCAAGCTGGGTATCCATCAAGTCTATGCCGAAGTGCTGCCGGAACACAAAACCGAAATTGTCAAGCGCCTTCAAGCCGAAGGCCGCAAGGTAGCCATGGCTGGCGATGGCGTGAACGATGCCCCGGCTTTGACCCAAGCCGATGTCGGTATTGCCATGGGTACGGGAACCGATATCGCCATGGAGAGCGCCGATATTACTTTGGTGAAGGGCGATCTTCGCGGTATTGCCAAGGCCAGCCGCCTATCGCGGGCGGTGATGGGTAACATTCGCCAGAATCTGTTTTTTGCTTTTGTCTATAACGCTTTGGGTGTGCCGGTGGCCGCTGGGGTTTTATATCCATTCTTTGGCATTTTGCTGTCACCCATCATTGCCGCTGCTGCTATGAGTTTGAGTTCGGTATCGGTGGTATTGAATGCATTGAGGCTGCGGCGGGTGCGGTTGTAG
- a CDS encoding cation transporter: MIEGLINASLRDRLLVLIAAGLLLAAGLWSLKNTPLDAIPDLSDVQVIVFTEFPGQAPQVVEDQVTYPLTTAMLAVPKAQVVRGYSFFGYSFVYIIFEDGTDMYWARSRVLEYLNYVAGRLPAGVTPSLGPDATGVGWVYEYALVDRSGNHDLAQLRSIQDWYLRYALQTVPGVAEVASVGGYVKQYQVEVDPNALLAYNIPLAKVKHAIQRSNNDVGGRLIEMSETEYMVRGLGYIQSLDDLRSIPVGVDANGTPIRLRDVAHIQLGPELRRGLAELNGEGEVAGGIVVMRFGENALATIRKVREKLEELKVGLPEGVEIVPVYDRGDLIERAVDNLRDSLLQEILIVSVVCVVFLLHVRSAFVAILVLPLGILAAFIIMLAQGLNANIMSLGGIAITIGTMVDGAIVMIENAHKHLAQAAEKKAGELTLPERWQAIGSAAREVGPALFFSLLVITVSFLPIFTLQAQEGRLFKPLAFTATYAMGASAVLAITLVPVMMGYLIRGRVIPEEKNPLNRLLHAIHTPLLRLAIRFRILSLLLAAGLLALTLYPLSKLGSEFMPPLDEGDILYMPTTFPGVSITKAKEILQQTDRILKTFPEVHHVFGKVGRAESATDPAPLSMIETTIRLKPKEKWPDPSKTTQQLMAEMDKAIRFPGIANAWTMPIKTRIDMLSTGIKTPIGIKVSGPNLTELQKVSEAIERAMKTLPETLSAFGDRAVGGYYVDFEIDRFEAARYGLTVGDVQDVIQSAIGGMNITWTVEGLERYPVNLRYPRAFRDSLQMLKRVLVPTPTGAQIPLSQVADLKLRRGPPSIKSEGARPNAWIYVDIDTSDIGGFVAKAKQVLSEKVKIPPGYTVSWSGQFEYMERAKARLKLVVPLTLLIIFLLLYFNFRNLSGPVVVMISIPFALIGGIWLIYWNGYNISVAVAVGFIALAGMAAEIGVLVLSFINQEANRRRAGKVALSSGEVWQAVERGTSLRVRPVAMTAISTMAGLVPLMWSQGAGADVAQRIAAPMLGGMFTVMVLNLVILPVIYGWVLQWLEKSRHESTP; the protein is encoded by the coding sequence ATGATTGAAGGATTGATCAATGCTTCGCTTCGTGACCGGCTGCTGGTACTGATTGCCGCGGGATTATTATTGGCGGCGGGGCTTTGGAGTTTGAAGAATACCCCCCTGGATGCTATTCCCGATCTGTCCGATGTTCAGGTGATTGTATTCACGGAATTCCCTGGCCAAGCGCCCCAAGTGGTCGAGGACCAGGTCACCTATCCCTTGACCACTGCCATGCTGGCGGTGCCCAAGGCTCAAGTCGTGCGGGGCTATTCCTTCTTCGGCTATTCCTTTGTTTACATCATCTTTGAGGATGGCACTGATATGTACTGGGCCCGTAGCCGGGTGCTGGAATATCTCAACTACGTCGCAGGCCGTTTGCCAGCGGGGGTAACGCCGTCCCTGGGGCCAGATGCCACCGGGGTTGGCTGGGTCTATGAATACGCTTTAGTGGACCGAAGCGGCAACCATGATCTGGCGCAATTGCGTTCGATTCAGGACTGGTACCTGCGCTATGCCCTCCAAACCGTGCCCGGAGTGGCCGAGGTAGCTTCTGTCGGTGGTTACGTCAAGCAGTATCAGGTGGAAGTCGACCCCAATGCGTTGCTTGCCTATAACATTCCGCTGGCCAAGGTCAAGCATGCCATTCAGCGTTCCAACAATGATGTCGGTGGCCGCTTGATTGAAATGTCAGAGACCGAATATATGGTTCGGGGGCTGGGATACATCCAGTCACTCGATGACCTGCGGTCCATTCCGGTGGGCGTGGACGCAAACGGTACCCCGATCCGCCTGCGCGATGTCGCCCATATCCAACTGGGACCGGAATTGCGCCGAGGCTTGGCGGAATTGAATGGCGAAGGCGAGGTGGCTGGTGGCATCGTGGTGATGCGTTTTGGCGAGAATGCCTTGGCTACCATCCGCAAAGTGCGGGAAAAGTTGGAGGAGCTGAAAGTCGGTCTCCCTGAAGGTGTTGAAATCGTGCCAGTCTATGACCGTGGTGACTTGATCGAGCGGGCGGTCGACAACTTGCGCGATAGCTTGCTTCAGGAAATTCTCATTGTCAGTGTGGTTTGTGTGGTGTTCTTGCTCCATGTGCGCTCGGCATTTGTCGCTATTTTGGTGTTGCCCTTAGGAATATTGGCAGCTTTCATCATCATGCTGGCCCAGGGCCTTAATGCCAATATCATGTCCCTGGGGGGTATTGCCATCACCATTGGTACCATGGTCGATGGGGCTATCGTGATGATTGAAAACGCCCACAAACACTTGGCTCAGGCGGCAGAAAAGAAAGCAGGTGAGCTCACCCTCCCCGAGCGCTGGCAAGCCATTGGCAGTGCCGCCCGTGAGGTGGGGCCGGCACTGTTTTTCTCCTTGCTGGTGATTACTGTCTCTTTTTTACCTATCTTCACCCTCCAGGCCCAGGAAGGACGGCTGTTCAAACCGTTGGCCTTTACTGCCACCTACGCCATGGGTGCCAGTGCCGTGTTGGCGATTACACTGGTGCCGGTAATGATGGGCTATTTGATTCGCGGGCGAGTGATTCCAGAAGAAAAAAACCCGCTGAACCGGCTGCTCCACGCTATCCATACCCCGCTTTTGCGGTTGGCGATCCGTTTCCGCATTCTCAGTTTGCTGCTCGCGGCTGGATTGCTGGCGTTAACACTTTATCCTCTTTCCAAATTAGGGAGCGAGTTTATGCCGCCGCTGGATGAAGGCGATATTCTCTACATGCCCACAACTTTCCCGGGTGTCTCTATTACCAAAGCCAAGGAAATTCTTCAGCAGACCGACCGCATCTTGAAAACCTTCCCCGAGGTGCATCATGTTTTCGGTAAAGTGGGGCGGGCCGAGAGCGCGACCGATCCGGCCCCCCTGTCGATGATAGAAACCACCATCCGCCTTAAACCTAAGGAAAAATGGCCCGACCCCTCTAAAACCACCCAACAGTTGATGGCGGAGATGGACAAAGCGATCCGGTTCCCAGGCATTGCCAACGCTTGGACCATGCCGATCAAAACCCGCATCGACATGCTTTCCACCGGGATCAAAACTCCCATAGGAATTAAGGTGTCTGGCCCTAATCTGACTGAATTACAAAAAGTTTCAGAAGCGATTGAAAGGGCTATGAAAACGTTGCCGGAAACCCTATCGGCCTTTGGTGACCGAGCCGTTGGCGGTTACTACGTGGATTTCGAAATCGACCGCTTCGAGGCGGCCCGGTACGGCCTTACTGTTGGGGACGTTCAGGATGTGATTCAAAGCGCCATTGGCGGAATGAATATTACCTGGACCGTCGAGGGACTGGAGCGGTATCCAGTCAATTTGCGTTATCCGCGCGCCTTCCGGGATAGTTTGCAGATGCTCAAGCGGGTGTTGGTGCCAACGCCAACCGGTGCCCAAATTCCCTTGTCCCAAGTGGCCGATCTGAAGCTTCGGCGTGGGCCACCATCGATCAAAAGCGAGGGCGCCCGGCCCAATGCCTGGATCTATGTGGATATCGACACTTCCGACATAGGCGGCTTCGTGGCCAAGGCCAAGCAGGTGTTGAGCGAAAAAGTAAAGATTCCCCCTGGCTACACCGTGAGCTGGTCGGGTCAATTCGAGTATATGGAAAGGGCCAAGGCGCGCTTGAAACTAGTCGTCCCTCTGACTTTGCTGATTATTTTCCTGCTGCTCTATTTCAATTTCCGCAATCTTAGCGGACCCGTGGTGGTGATGATTTCCATTCCTTTCGCTCTGATTGGCGGTATCTGGTTGATTTATTGGAATGGCTATAACATTTCCGTGGCGGTGGCGGTGGGCTTTATCGCCCTGGCGGGGATGGCGGCAGAAATCGGAGTACTGGTGCTCAGCTTTATCAATCAGGAAGCCAATCGTCGCCGCGCTGGCAAGGTGGCTCTCAGTTCAGGCGAAGTCTGGCAGGCAGTGGAACGAGGTACCTCCTTGCGGGTGCGGCCAGTGGCGATGACGGCTATTTCCACCATGGCCGGACTCGTACCGCTGATGTGGAGTCAAGGTGCCGGGGCCGATGTGGCTCAGCGCATCGCCGCCCCAATGCTCGGTGGGATGTTCACGGTGATGGTACTGAATTTGGTCATTCTACCGGTGATTTATGGTTGGGTATTGCAATGGCTGGAGAAAAGCCGTCATGAATCAACCCCCTGA
- a CDS encoding efflux transporter periplasmic adaptor subunit, with product MPIKLIIVLALTLGVGSGYWLGSLRSPNVSPETGAKQSECEPMLYRHPMNPSITSKTPAKDEMGMDYVPVYPPGCPGASVETSGPSGTVVVDPTVVQTIGVRATKVVRRDFSNPIHTVGRVTYDEDLLARLHPKTEGWVEKLFISETGESVAKDDELLSLYSPQLVASEQEYLLALKSLKALKNSPFRDIRHGARELVKTSRERLELLDVPAHQIRELERSGKIMKNLHIHSPVDGYVVHVGVREGQYVTPQTELYMVADLRKVWVYADIYEYELPWVKVGDPAEIRLIAVPGRVFKGEVVYVYPYAEAKTRTVKVRLEFANPDLVLRPELFANATIHTRPKKAVLAVPTEAVVRTGLKDHVFVVKGQGRFEPRTVVLGVPSNGMVEVLAGLSEGEEVVISGQFLIDSESKLREAMLKFREPGQSVAGGCVREDAVNPSLEASSRHTCREDLPDTPASNAHNGREHKPMPMKMDNTMGADKMKAMPQGGRHD from the coding sequence ATGCCAATTAAGTTGATCATTGTGCTGGCGTTGACTTTAGGGGTGGGATCAGGCTATTGGCTTGGAAGCCTGCGTTCGCCAAACGTTTCCCCGGAGACAGGGGCAAAACAGAGCGAATGCGAACCCATGTTGTACCGCCATCCCATGAATCCTTCTATCACTTCCAAGACCCCGGCCAAGGATGAGATGGGGATGGATTATGTGCCTGTTTATCCACCGGGATGTCCCGGTGCTTCGGTAGAGACCAGCGGCCCGTCTGGCACCGTGGTTGTCGACCCCACCGTTGTGCAGACCATTGGTGTGCGCGCGACTAAAGTGGTACGGCGGGATTTTTCCAATCCAATTCATACCGTTGGCCGAGTGACCTACGATGAAGATCTACTGGCACGACTCCATCCCAAGACGGAGGGGTGGGTGGAAAAACTCTTTATCAGCGAAACCGGGGAATCTGTCGCCAAGGATGATGAGCTCTTGAGTCTCTATTCCCCCCAGTTAGTCGCCAGCGAGCAGGAATACTTGTTGGCGCTCAAGAGCCTGAAAGCCCTGAAAAATAGCCCCTTTAGGGATATCCGCCACGGCGCCCGGGAGTTGGTGAAAACCTCTCGGGAACGGTTGGAATTACTGGATGTTCCCGCTCATCAGATCCGGGAATTGGAACGCAGCGGAAAAATCATGAAAAACCTGCACATTCACTCGCCGGTGGATGGGTATGTGGTTCATGTCGGCGTGCGCGAAGGACAGTATGTGACTCCTCAGACGGAATTGTACATGGTGGCGGATCTGCGCAAGGTCTGGGTCTATGCCGATATTTATGAATATGAACTGCCTTGGGTCAAGGTGGGCGATCCTGCGGAGATCCGCTTGATTGCCGTGCCCGGCCGGGTGTTCAAGGGCGAGGTCGTCTATGTCTATCCCTATGCCGAGGCCAAGACCCGCACTGTTAAGGTTCGGCTAGAGTTTGCCAATCCCGATTTGGTGCTCCGCCCCGAGCTATTTGCCAATGCCACCATCCACACCCGGCCGAAGAAGGCAGTTTTGGCGGTTCCGACCGAGGCAGTGGTGCGCACGGGCCTTAAGGATCACGTGTTTGTTGTCAAAGGCCAGGGCAGGTTTGAACCCAGGACTGTGGTCCTGGGGGTGCCTTCCAATGGCATGGTCGAGGTCTTGGCCGGCTTGTCGGAAGGTGAAGAGGTGGTGATTTCCGGTCAATTCTTGATTGATTCTGAATCTAAATTGAGGGAGGCCATGCTCAAATTCAGGGAGCCGGGGCAATCCGTTGCTGGCGGGTGTGTCCGGGAGGACGCTGTGAATCCTTCCCTGGAAGCTTCGTCGCGGCATACCTGCCGCGAAGACCTCCCGGACACACCCGCCAGCAACGCACACAATGGTCGTGAACATAAGCCCATGCCGATGAAAATGGATAACACCATGGGCGCTGATAAGATGAAAGCAATGCCACAGGGAGGTCGCCATGATTGA
- a CDS encoding transporter, whose protein sequence is MFPKWLLCLSLVLQAAVVAADSSPPSTAEKNPLTLALALRQAESANPSLAAIRARYQALKAVPPQAGSLPDPVVSFNALNLPVDTFDIPQEAMTQLQFGISQALPFPGKLKLKEEAAEWEARAAGDDVAEWRLRLLRDVAVLWWRVFYLDRALEIIAANQDLLRQFVEIAQTKYKVGQGLQQDVLLAQLELSRLLDQELQLIGLRAQDAAQLNALLDYPANASLLLPRQADRNLPESPPEAELFVIAQQSRPLLARIDKQIRAARSRVKLAKKDFLPDFKVGAFHGFRSGQNPNGTSRPDFLTLKLSMNVPLYFATKQAKAVDQRQSELLSDQFQWQDTWNRVRSEISATLADYHRARNQVVLFDKGIIPQARQTVASMLAGYQVNKVDFLNLVRSQLTLYNYEIQYWKTLAEARQSLAKLKAAVGKPVITEEKGTLDAN, encoded by the coding sequence ATGTTCCCAAAATGGTTGTTATGCCTTAGCCTAGTGCTGCAAGCCGCGGTGGTCGCGGCTGATTCCTCCCCTCCAAGCACGGCTGAGAAAAATCCGTTAACCCTTGCGTTAGCATTACGGCAGGCGGAAAGCGCCAACCCGTCATTGGCGGCCATCCGTGCCCGTTATCAAGCGCTCAAGGCCGTTCCCCCACAAGCGGGTAGCCTGCCAGACCCGGTAGTGAGTTTTAATGCCCTCAATCTGCCGGTGGATACGTTTGATATTCCTCAGGAAGCGATGACCCAACTGCAGTTTGGGATCAGCCAAGCGTTGCCTTTTCCTGGCAAATTGAAGCTCAAGGAAGAAGCTGCCGAGTGGGAAGCCAGAGCGGCTGGGGATGACGTGGCGGAATGGCGACTAAGGTTGCTGCGTGACGTGGCAGTTCTATGGTGGCGGGTATTTTATCTGGATCGGGCGTTGGAAATTATTGCCGCCAATCAGGATTTGCTGCGCCAATTCGTTGAAATCGCTCAGACCAAATATAAGGTGGGCCAAGGGCTGCAACAGGATGTGTTGCTGGCGCAATTGGAATTGTCGCGTCTGCTGGACCAGGAGTTGCAATTGATTGGTTTGAGAGCGCAAGACGCCGCCCAGTTGAATGCATTGCTGGATTATCCCGCCAATGCCTCTCTATTGCTCCCCAGGCAAGCAGATCGAAACCTGCCCGAAAGCCCGCCAGAGGCGGAATTGTTTGTTATCGCTCAGCAGTCGCGGCCGCTGTTGGCCAGGATTGACAAGCAGATTCGAGCGGCCCGGAGCCGCGTTAAATTGGCGAAAAAAGACTTTTTGCCAGACTTCAAGGTTGGCGCCTTTCACGGTTTTCGCAGCGGCCAGAATCCCAATGGCACGAGCCGCCCCGATTTTTTGACCTTGAAGTTGAGCATGAATGTGCCCCTTTACTTTGCCACCAAACAGGCCAAAGCCGTGGATCAGCGCCAGAGTGAATTACTGAGCGATCAATTCCAATGGCAAGACACTTGGAACCGTGTGCGCTCCGAGATTTCGGCGACGCTGGCCGATTACCACCGCGCCCGCAACCAAGTGGTCTTGTTTGACAAGGGCATCATTCCCCAGGCGCGCCAAACAGTCGCCTCGATGTTGGCTGGTTACCAAGTCAATAAGGTGGATTTTCTCAACTTGGTGCGTTCTCAGCTGACCCTCTATAACTACGAAATTCAATACTGGAAGACGCTGGCAGAGGCCCGGCAGTCTTTGGCGAAACTGAAAGCCGCGGTGGGAAAACCTGTGATAACGGAAGAAAAGGGGACACTCGATGCCAATTAA